A single genomic interval of Tursiops truncatus isolate mTurTru1 chromosome 1, mTurTru1.mat.Y, whole genome shotgun sequence harbors:
- the MEX3A gene encoding RNA-binding protein MEX3A: MPSLVVSGIMERNGGFGELGCFGGSAKDRGLLEDERALQLALDQLCLLGLGEPPAPTAGEDGGGGGGGAPAQPAAPPQPAPPPPPAAPPAAPTAAPAAQTPQPPTAPKGASDAKLCALYKEAELRLKGSSNTTECVPVPTSEHVAEIVGRQGCKIKALRAKTNTYIKTPVRGEEPVFMVTGRREDVATARREIISAAEHFSMIRASRNKSGAAFGVAPALPGQVTIRVRVPYRVVGLVVGPKGATIKRIQQQTNTYIITPSRDRDPVFEITGAPGNVERAREEIETHIAVRTGKILEYNNENDFLAGSPDAALDSRYSEAWRVHPPGCKPLSTFRQNSLGCIGECGVDSGFEAPRLGEQGGDFGYGGYLFPGYGVGKQDVYYGVAETSPPLWAGQENATPTSVLFSSASSSSSSSAKARAGPPGAHRSPAASAGPELAGLPRRPPGEPLQGFSKLGGGGLRSPGGGRDCMVCFESEVTAALVPCGHNLFCMECAVRICERTDPECPVCHITATQAIRIFS, from the exons ATGCCTAGTCTAGTGGTATCTggaataatggaaagaaatgggGGCTTTGGAGAACTAGGATGTTTCGGGGGAAGCGCTAAGGACCGAGGGCTGCTGGAAGACGAGCGCGCCCTTCAGCTGGCTCTCGATCAACTCTGCCTCCTGGGTTTGGGGGAGCCCCCCGCCCCCACGGCGGGCGAGGacgggggaggtggggggggcggCGCCCCCGCGCAGCCGGCCGCCCCCCCGCAgccggccccgccgccgccgcccgcggcGCCCCCGGCCGCCCCGACGGCGGCCCCCGCGGCGCAGACGCCCCAACCCCCCACCGCCCCCAAAGGGGCCAGCGACGCCAAGCTCTGCGCTCTCTACAAAGAGGCCGAGCTGCGCCTGAAGGGCAGCAGCAACACCACCGAGTGTGTACCCGTGCCCACCTCCGAGCACGTGGCCGAGATCGTGGGCAGGCAAG GCTGCAAGATTAAGGCTCTGAGGGCCAAGACCAACACCTACATCAAGACGCCGGTGCGAGGCGAGGAGCCAGTGTTCATGGTGACCGGGCGGCGGGAGGACGTGGCCACAGCCCGACGCGAAATCATCTCAGCAGCTGAGCACTTCTCCATGATCCGGGCCTCCCGCAACAAGTCGGGCGCCGCCTTTGGCGTGGCGCCTGCTCTGCCCGGCCAAGTGACTATTCGTGTGCGGGTGCCCTACCGCGtggtggggctggtggtgggcCCCAAGGGGGCAACCATCAAACGCATCCAGCAGCAGACCAACACGTACATTATCACGCCAAGCCGGGACCGAGACCCGGTGTTCGAGATCACCGGTGCTCCGGGCAACGTGGAGCGTGCGCGCGAGGAGATCGAGACGCACATCGCGGTCCGCACGGGCAAGATCCTCGAGTACAACAATGAAAACGACTTCCTGGCTGGGAGCCCCGACGCCGCGCTTGATAGCCGCTACTCCGAGGCCTGGCGGGTGCACCCGCCTGGCTGCAAGCCCCTCTCCACCTTCAGGCAGAACAGTCTGGGCTGCATCGGCGAGTGTGGAGTGGACTCTGGTTTTGAGGCCCCGCGCCTGGGCGAGCAGGGAGGGGACTTTGGCTACGGCGGGTACCTGTTTCCCGGCTACGGCGTGGGCAAGCAGGACGTGTATTACGGGGTGGCGGAGACTAGCCCCCCTCTCTGGGCGGGCCAGGAGAACGCCACGCCCACCTCGGTGCTCTTCTCTTccgcctcttcctcctcctcctcttccgcCAAGGCCCGCGCCGGGCCCCCGGGCGCGCACCGCTCTCCTGCCGCCTCTGCGGGGCCTGAGCTGGCAGGACTCCCGAGACGCCCGCCGGGAGAGCCGCTCCAGGGCTTCTCTAAACTTGGTGGGGGCGGCCTGCGGAGCCCCGGCGGCGGGCGGGATTGCATGGTGTGCTTCGAGAGTGAGGTGACTGCCGCACTCGTGCCCTGCGGACACAACCTCTTCTGCATGGAGTGTGCAGTACGCATCTGCGAGAGGACGGACCCGGAGTGTCCCGTCTGCCACATCACAGCCACGCAAGCCATCCGAATATTTTCCTAA